One genomic window of Fusarium verticillioides 7600 chromosome 2, whole genome shotgun sequence includes the following:
- a CDS encoding elongation factor G — MIILSLLRNGPAVKGSGRCLARQWRNKELMNLSRRAMHQAHHDTQLHNIRNIGIIAHVDAGKTTTTERMLYYSGVTQRVGDVDSGNTVTDFLDLERERGITIQSAAITFHWPRHQALAPGEHTKTINLIDTPGHQDFRFEVDRCLPILDGAVCIIDSVKGVEAHTERVWGSAHEFKVPRIVYCNKLDREGASFKKAVLEIGTRLKGWPLVCQIPWWEKEDFVGVIDIVNRVGYRWKSEREKKRYNTEELKEKLSSSNKDLLPEIETARQALVEGLADFDEAIMDEFLAENENIDGALIKEAIRRVIRSGDGRAIPVFAGSSFRHIGVEPLMDAIADYLPSPDERPSAEVRVGSAKHRLTEVLENSPKSARNQVASISSVFKVFNHPKEGVISFVRVYHGTLTRNAASFNTNILTHEKPMGILQIAANKTQDIQSLGVGQIGALRGLKKARTGDTLVTMNANKPIPENFRHVKIRPPEIPPPVAFLQVEPYGNVAAQQLQIALENTTREDPSLRYSRDPKTEQFTIQGMGKLHLDVSLYNMKQKYKIDADFGPIEVDYKECVTEPTRPQYTVFDRPVAGKPGKASCTAVLSPLENHHHETLLESCVERDGNIYHVAIPLTDETSTLDFDPEEARAQLLNGAIAGLARGPRRAAPIHGCHVTIALDTEPGACETPTGGHFSTAARTAVQAALRDAFEKEKIGILEPIMHVTITCPEVVAGTVQHDVTAGAGGQVLEVNDRSAESTGEDHIDVSKIYTPPDPYDSITSLRGKKSSARVVEIIAKVPYKEMLDYDNHLRSKTAGRHSMTMSFDSFAKVVGHREKGL, encoded by the exons ATGATCATTTTATCCTTGTTACGGAATGGCCCGGCTGTGAAAGGCTCGGGCCGTTGTCTCGCCCGTCAATGGCGCAATAAAGAGCTCATGAATTTGAGTCGGAGAGCTATGCATCAGGCTCATCATGATACTCAACTACACAACATTCGAAATATTGGTATTATAGCTCATGTTGACGCT GGTAAAACTACTACTACTGAGCGAATGCTCTATTATAGTGGTGTCACGCAACGTGTTGGAG ATGTCGACTCTGGAAATACAGTAACCGACTTCCTCGACCTGGAGCGGGAAAGAGGCATCACCATTCAATCAGCAGCTATCACATTCCACTGGCCTAGACACCAAGCACTCGCACCAGGAGAACACACAAAGAcaatcaacctcatcgaCACACCCGGCCATCAAGACTTTCGTTTCGAAGTTGACCGTTGTCTGCCCATTCTCGATGGAGCAGTCTGTATCATCGACTCAGTCAAAGGTGTTGAAGCTCACACAGAAAGAGTATGGGGATCTGCTCATGAGTTCAAAGTCCCCCGTATAGTGTACTGCAACAAACTTGATCGAGAGGGTGCTTCGTTCAAAAAAGCTGTCCTTGAGATCGGTACGCGTCTGAAAGGATGGCCGCTTGTCTGTCAGATCCCTTGGTGGGAGAAAGAGGATTTTGTTGGTGTGATTGATATTGTCAACAGAGTCGGATACCGATGGAAGTCGGAACGTGAAAAGAAGCGATACAATACTGAGGAACTTAaagagaagctctcaagtTCTAACAAGGATCTTTTACCAGAGATTGAGACTGCGAGACAGGCCTTGGTTGAGGGTCTTGCTGATTTTGATGAGGCTATCATGGATGAGTTTCTGGCTGAGAACGAAAACATCGATGGTGCTTTGATAAAAGAGGCTATTCGGCGAGTTATCAGAAGTGGTGATGGTCGGGCCATTCCAGTCTTCGCCGGCTCAAGCTTCCGACatattggtgttgagccACTGATGGACGCCATCGCCGATTATCTACCAAGCCCAGACGAACGTCCATCAGCAGAAGTCCGAGTCGGGTCAGCAAAGCATCGCTTGACAGAAGTTCTCGAAAACAGCCCCAAGTCCGCGAGGAACCAGGTTGCGTCTATTTCTTCGGtcttcaaggtcttcaaTCATCCCAAGGAGGGTGTCATCAGCTTCGTGCGAGTTTATCACGGCACACTTACCAGAAACGCAGCAAGTTTCAACACCAATATTCTTACACACGAAAAGCCCATGGGCATTCTTCAGATTGCTGCCAACAAGACACAGGATATTCAATCGCTGGGTGTCGGGCAGATCGGAGCTTTGAGAGGACTGAAGAAAGCCCGTACAGGCGATACACTTGTGACGATGAATGCCAACAAGCCCATCCCTGAGAACTTCCGCCATGTCAAGATTCGACCTCCCGAGATTCCACCACCCGTGGCGTTTCTACAAGTTGAGCCATACGGTAACGTTGCTGCTCAACAGCTCCAAATAGCCTTGGAAAACACAACAAGAGAAGATCCGAGTCTACGGTACAGCCGAGATCCCAAAACAGAACAATTCACAATTCAGGGGATGGGcaagcttcatctcgatgTATCACTATACAACATGAAGCAAAAGTACAAGATCGATGCCGACTTCGGTCCTATCGAAGTTGACTACAAGGAATGCGTCACAGAGCCTACACGGCCACAATACACAGTCTTTGATCGTCCCGTCGCCGGCAAACCCGGCAAAGCTTCATGTACTGCTGTCCTATCTCCACTTGAAAACCATCATCACGAGACTTTATTAGAGTCATGCGTCGAGCGAGACGGCAACATATACCACGTCGCTATTCCCTTGACAGATGAGACTAGCActctcgactttgacccaGAAGAGGCGAGGGCGCAGCTTCTCAACGGAGCCATCGCAGGTCTGGCGAGGGGCCCTCGTCGTGCAGCTCCCATTCACGGGTGCCACGTTACTATCGCGTTGGATACAGAACCCGGCGCCTGTGAAACTCCCACGGGAGGACATTTCAGCACTGCCGCTAGGACTGCCGTCCAGGCTGCTCTTCGCGATGCTTtcgagaaagaaaagatcGGCATTCTTGAGCCTATCATGCATGTTACAATCACATGTCCAGAGGTTGTCGCCGGTACGGTACAGCATGATGTcactgctggtgctggtggtcaggttcttgaggtcaATGATCGATCTGCTGAGTCGACTGGCGAGGATCATATCGATGTGTCCAAGATTTACACGCCCCCTGATCCGTATGATTCTATCACTTCGCTGCGCGGTAAGAAGTCTTCGGCtagagttgttgagattATTGCCAAGGTCCCGTACAAGGAGATGCTGGACTATGATAACCATTTGAGAAGCAAGACTGCGGGGCGGCACTCGATGACAATGTCCTTTGACTCTTTTGCCAAGGTCGTTGGTCATCGCGAAAAGGGTCTGTAA
- a CDS encoding murein transglycosylase, with protein MRLINLSAALLGALSAPSMVAGKQHGHRHNGLEHLRQHLPVQSSTLEKRGGQCQFPTDDPNMVAVTPDAKNAGWAMSPDQECKPGSYCPFACKPGMVMNQWDPDSTYEYPASMNGGLFCNKNGEIEKPFKGKPNCVSGTGSIEAVNKCGSKMSWCQTVLPGNEAMLIPTLVTSSATLAVPGSSYWCSTAAHFYINPPGTGEEGCIWGTESEPIGNWSPYVAGANTEANGQTFVKIGWNPIWEDSALKSKLPDFGVEIQCPDGGCNGLPCKIDPTKGEGNVGSSLSAKGAGGAAFCVVTVQKGSTAQIVAFSAGKGSSGGDDDDEETESSTAEAEPSTTAAAKTTSKEPVVSTTQEPSTTAEPTTSALSTTTSSTSSSTTSVETTSSAESSSTTEQETSSETTTEEPTSTIFTTATSKTTKHKTTKKVYPTVKPGIFRENGTSTYSSSESEETAAATEADSGAAPTQSKESEAGRHQGNTAVAGLVVAFIAAACFF; from the exons ATGAGACTCATCAACCTTTCGGCTGCCCTTCTGGGCGCCTTATCTGCGCCATCAATGGTCGCTGGCAAGCAACACGGTCACCGTCACAATGGTCTTGAGCACTTGCGACAACATCTTCCCGTTCAGTCTTCGACTCTTGAGAAGCGTGGTGGACAATGCCAGTTCCCTACCGATGACCCCAACATGGTCGCTGTCACTCCCGATGCGAAGAACGCCGGTTGGGCTATGAGCCCCGATCAGGAGTGCAAGCCTGGATCTTACTGCCCTTTTGCCTGCAAGCCCGGTATGGTTATGAACCAATGGGATCCGGATTCTACTTATGAGTATCCCGCTTCAATG AACGGAGGTCTCTTCTGCAACAAGAACGGTGAAATTGAGAAGCCTTTCAAGGGCAAGCCCAACTGTGTTTCTGGCACTGGTTCCATTGAGGCCGTCAACAAGTGTGGTTCAAAGATGTCTTGGTGCCAGACTGTCCTGCCTGGTAACGAGGCTATGCTTATCCCTACTCTTGTTACATCTAGTGCAACTCTGGCTGTTCCCGGATCTTCGTACTGGTGCTCCACCGCTGCTCA CTTCTACATCAACCCCCCTGGTACTGGTGAGGAGGGCTGCATCTGGGGTACCGAGTCTGAGCCCATTGGCAACTGGAGCCCCTACGTTGCCGGTGCTAACACTGAGGCCAACGGCCAGAcctttgtcaagattggctgGAACCCTATCTGGGAGGACTCAGCTCTGAAGAGCAAGCTGCCCGACTTCGGTGTTGAGATTCAGTGCCCTGACGGCGGTTGCAATGGCCTTCCTTGCAAGATCGATCCTACCAAGGGTGAGGGTAAcgttggcagcagcctttCCGCTAAGGGTGCTGGCGGCGCTGCCTTCTGTGTTGTTACCGTGCAAAAGGGCAGCACTGCTCAGATCGTTGCCTTCTCCGCTGGCAAAGGCTCATCCGGcggtgatgacgatgacgaagagacCGAGTCTTCTACCGCTGAGGCTGAGCCCTCTACCACAGCCGCGGCCAAGACCACTTCCAAAGAGCCGGTTGTCTCTACTACCCAGGAGCCTTCGACTACCGCTGAGCCCACCACTTCGGCACTCTCTACCACCACTtcctccacctccagctccacTACTAGTGTTGAGACTACCTCTTCTGCTGAGTCTAGCAGCACCACCGAGCAAGAGACTTCCTCCGAGACCACCACCGAGGAGCCTACGTCAACCATATTCACCACTGCTACttccaagaccaccaagcACAAGACCACTAAGAAGGTCTATCCCACTGTCAAGCCTGGTATCTTCCGTGAGAATGGAACCTCTACCTACTCCTCCTCCGAGTCCGAGGAGACCGCTGCCGCCACTGAGGCCGACTCTGGAGCGGCTCCCACTCAGTCCAAGGAAAGCGAGGCAGGTCGCCATCAAGGCAACACTGCTGTCGCTGGCCTTGTCGTCGCATTCATCGCCGCCGCTTGTTTCTTCTAA